In one Modestobacter sp. L9-4 genomic region, the following are encoded:
- a CDS encoding MSMEG_6728 family protein — protein MQTFLPVQDFTESARLLDNPRLGKQRVECLQVLRALELPDYGWANHPVVIMWRGYTAGLVVYSLAMVRVWKERGFADSTEALISEFAPDAAAMTQAEAAEAGLLPSWVGDAELHLSHRSNLVAKDPEFYRSRFPEDPDDLPYKWPGADDVPPAPAPEGVPVWVVRPRAHNELGAALFGGLVGLGTQSGIDVDATGQSPAELRALSKELSGKRPAKDLRQLTAFLDEVAPGDLVGLPIEVGAGLLLGRVVGDYSFHGRELLPHRRPARFEAVVPRSAARPPATLQDPRALFRITLDPDAVPPGLR, from the coding sequence ATGCAGACCTTCCTCCCGGTGCAGGACTTCACCGAGTCCGCCCGGCTCCTCGACAACCCCCGCCTCGGCAAGCAGCGCGTGGAGTGCCTCCAGGTGCTGCGCGCCCTGGAGCTGCCCGACTACGGCTGGGCCAACCACCCCGTCGTCATCATGTGGCGCGGGTACACCGCCGGCCTGGTCGTCTACTCGCTGGCCATGGTGCGGGTCTGGAAGGAGCGCGGCTTCGCCGACTCCACCGAGGCGCTGATCTCCGAGTTCGCCCCCGACGCCGCCGCGATGACCCAGGCCGAGGCCGCGGAGGCCGGGCTGCTGCCGAGCTGGGTGGGCGACGCCGAGCTGCACCTGTCGCACCGGTCGAACCTGGTCGCCAAGGACCCGGAGTTCTACCGGTCGAGGTTCCCCGAGGACCCCGACGACCTGCCCTACAAGTGGCCCGGCGCGGACGACGTCCCGCCCGCCCCCGCGCCGGAGGGCGTGCCGGTGTGGGTCGTGCGTCCGCGGGCGCACAACGAGCTGGGCGCCGCGCTGTTCGGCGGGCTCGTCGGGCTGGGCACCCAGTCCGGCATCGACGTCGACGCCACCGGGCAGTCGCCGGCCGAGCTGCGCGCACTGTCCAAGGAGCTGTCCGGCAAGCGCCCGGCCAAGGACTTGCGCCAGCTCACCGCCTTCCTCGACGAGGTCGCCCCCGGTGACCTGGTCGGCCTGCCGATCGAGGTGGGCGCCGGGCTGCTGCTGGGCCGGGTGGTGGGCGACTACTCCTTCCACGGCCGCGAGCTGCTGCCGCACCGCCGTCCGGCCCGGTTCGAGGCGGTCGTGCCCCGGTCGGCCGCACGCCCACCGGCGACGCTGCAGGACCCGCGGGCGCTCTTCCGGATCACCCTCGACCCGGACGCCGTCCCGCCCGGCCTGCGCTGA
- a CDS encoding phosphotransferase family protein — MSRRAVAAAVAVARASGLAVDDPVVLSAGVNVVVHLRPAPVVARVATHVRLLRPDAARHQRRDLQLAAALRSAGAPVMPPTDLLPPGPHTEDGLSTTFWRWVEVLPERPTADLAGRTLADLLAALAEVDPGWTGEPLDTPLDDLAEFVRTGARLGADPALVTRVGELTDRLRPLLTGPVQPLHGDAHPGNLLRTAAGWVWADLEDTCRGPVGWDLACLRRTSRLDGRAALDAMPHPVDEEALAPFSWLRALHAGAWWLVHAAREPADLPTARERLRAAVDEVAAGLG, encoded by the coding sequence GTGAGCCGGCGGGCGGTCGCCGCAGCGGTCGCCGTCGCCCGCGCCTCCGGGCTGGCCGTCGACGACCCGGTGGTGCTCAGCGCCGGCGTCAACGTGGTGGTCCACCTGCGGCCGGCGCCGGTCGTGGCCCGGGTCGCGACCCACGTGCGGCTGCTGCGGCCCGACGCTGCCCGCCACCAGCGCCGCGACCTGCAGCTGGCCGCGGCCCTGCGGTCGGCCGGGGCACCGGTCATGCCGCCGACCGACCTGCTGCCGCCGGGTCCGCACACCGAGGACGGCCTCAGCACCACCTTCTGGCGGTGGGTCGAGGTGCTGCCCGAGCGGCCCACGGCCGACCTCGCCGGGCGCACCCTCGCCGACCTGCTGGCGGCGCTGGCCGAGGTCGACCCCGGCTGGACCGGGGAGCCGCTGGACACCCCGCTGGACGACCTCGCCGAGTTCGTCCGCACCGGCGCCCGACTGGGCGCCGACCCGGCGCTGGTGACCAGGGTCGGCGAGCTGACCGACCGGTTGCGCCCGCTGCTCACCGGCCCCGTCCAGCCGCTGCACGGCGACGCCCACCCCGGCAACCTGCTGCGCACGGCGGCCGGCTGGGTCTGGGCCGATCTCGAGGACACCTGCCGCGGGCCGGTCGGCTGGGACCTCGCGTGCCTGCGGAGGACGTCGCGGCTCGACGGCCGGGCGGCGCTCGACGCGATGCCGCACCCGGTGGACGAGGAGGCACTGGCCCCGTTCAGCTGGCTGCGGGCCCTGCACGCCGGCGCCTGGTGGCTGGTGCACGCCGCTCGCGAGCCGGCCGACCTGCCCACTGCCCGCGAGCGTCTGCGCGCCGCTGTCGACGAGGTCGCCGCCGGCCTGGGCTGA
- a CDS encoding VOC family protein, translating to MIGQLHSIVIDAPDAHALACFYAEVLGMEVKGSPGDDWVVVTGAGYRIAFQQAPDLQVPQWPDPDHPQQFHLDIRVADVAEAEPKVLALGARRLPGGGGDFRVYADPVGHPFCFVWDAV from the coding sequence ATGATCGGTCAGCTGCACTCCATCGTCATCGACGCCCCCGACGCCCACGCCCTGGCGTGCTTCTACGCCGAGGTGCTCGGGATGGAGGTGAAGGGCTCCCCCGGCGACGACTGGGTGGTCGTCACCGGCGCCGGCTACCGGATCGCCTTCCAGCAGGCCCCCGACCTGCAGGTGCCCCAGTGGCCCGACCCCGACCACCCGCAGCAGTTCCACCTCGACATCCGGGTGGCCGACGTGGCGGAGGCCGAGCCGAAGGTGCTCGCCCTCGGCGCCCGCCGGCTGCCCGGCGGCGGAGGGGACTTCCGCGTCTACGCCGACCCGGTCGGGCACCCGTTCTGCTTCGTCTGGGACGCCGTGTGA
- a CDS encoding YbaK/EbsC family protein yields the protein MAAPHPAPQLGTLTWLPAAEHRHLLGAPVAAAVAGLTGPAWVAEIDDTAADTAAFTDTYEVPLAASANCVVVAARRAGETTLAACLVLATTRADVNGLVRRHLGARKASFAPQDVAVAESGMAYGGITPVGLPASWPVLVDAAVAASEWLVIGSGTRGSKLAVPGSVLAALPGAEVLEGLGQPLD from the coding sequence ATGGCCGCACCGCACCCCGCCCCCCAGCTCGGCACGCTGACCTGGCTGCCGGCCGCCGAGCACCGGCACCTGCTGGGTGCCCCGGTCGCGGCCGCGGTCGCGGGGCTCACCGGCCCGGCCTGGGTCGCCGAGATCGACGACACCGCCGCCGACACCGCCGCGTTCACCGACACCTACGAGGTGCCGCTGGCTGCCTCGGCCAACTGCGTGGTCGTCGCCGCGCGCCGGGCCGGGGAGACCACGCTGGCCGCCTGCCTGGTGCTGGCCACCACCCGTGCCGACGTCAACGGCCTGGTCCGCCGGCACCTGGGCGCCCGCAAGGCCTCGTTCGCCCCGCAGGACGTCGCGGTCGCCGAGAGTGGCATGGCGTACGGCGGCATCACGCCGGTCGGGCTGCCGGCGTCCTGGCCGGTGCTGGTCGACGCCGCGGTCGCCGCGAGCGAGTGGCTCGTGATCGGTTCCGGGACCCGGGGCAGCAAGCTGGCCGTGCCGGGCTCGGTGCTCGCCGCGCTCCCCGGCGCCGAGGTGCTCGAGGGCCTCGGTCAGCCGCTGGACTGA
- the mscL gene encoding large conductance mechanosensitive channel protein MscL translates to MLKGFKDFLLRGNVVDLAVAVVIGAAFTAVVSSFTESFLRPLIALVSGGGPTGGEFVIDQQHFTWGAFVNQVITFVITAAVIYFVVVVPMKIVVERRRRGEEAGPVAPTQVELLAEIRDLLRAQQGLDAVVDEGGRHAHTGEFPRP, encoded by the coding sequence GTGCTCAAGGGCTTCAAGGACTTCCTGCTGCGCGGGAACGTCGTCGACCTGGCGGTGGCGGTGGTCATCGGCGCCGCGTTCACCGCGGTGGTCAGCTCGTTCACCGAGTCGTTCCTGCGGCCGCTGATCGCCCTGGTCAGCGGTGGCGGTCCGACCGGCGGCGAGTTCGTCATCGACCAGCAGCACTTCACCTGGGGCGCGTTCGTCAACCAGGTCATCACGTTCGTGATCACCGCGGCGGTCATCTACTTCGTGGTGGTCGTGCCGATGAAGATCGTCGTCGAGCGGCGCAGGCGAGGCGAGGAGGCCGGCCCGGTCGCCCCGACCCAGGTCGAGCTGCTGGCCGAGATCCGTGACCTGCTCCGCGCCCAGCAGGGCCTCGACGCGGTGGTGGACGAGGGCGGCCGGCACGCCCACACCGGGGAGTTCCCCCGCCCGTAG
- the cpaB gene encoding Flp pilus assembly protein CpaB, whose amino-acid sequence MPRLRRPRSPVHLLRQVVAGLLVCLALVLALRPPPPAAGSAPTTVPVVVAAADLAAGAALTAADLAVALVPADSAPAGVVTDVPQLTGAVLASPLRAGEPVTDVRVVGPGLWAAVPTGQVAAPVRLADLAVATLLRAGDRVDVLAAGDTAPVPADPVPTGSEQADGAKAGSTPAHTVQVVAAGALVLAAPTPAPEDDDGTDGLLVLAVSPDTAGRLAAAAASATLTVTLGAP is encoded by the coding sequence GTGCCCCGTCTCCGCCGCCCCCGCTCCCCGGTGCACCTGCTCCGGCAGGTGGTCGCCGGCCTGCTCGTCTGCCTGGCGCTGGTCCTGGCGCTGCGGCCCCCGCCCCCTGCGGCCGGCTCTGCTCCCACGACCGTCCCGGTGGTCGTCGCGGCGGCCGACCTCGCCGCCGGAGCGGCGCTGACCGCCGCCGACCTGGCGGTCGCGCTGGTCCCCGCCGACTCGGCTCCGGCCGGGGTGGTCACCGACGTGCCGCAGCTGACCGGCGCCGTGCTGGCGTCGCCGCTGCGGGCCGGCGAGCCGGTCACCGACGTGCGCGTCGTCGGCCCGGGGCTGTGGGCGGCGGTGCCGACCGGTCAGGTGGCCGCGCCGGTCCGGCTGGCCGACCTGGCGGTGGCGACCCTGCTGCGGGCCGGCGACCGGGTCGACGTCCTGGCCGCCGGCGACACCGCCCCCGTGCCGGCCGACCCCGTGCCGACCGGCTCCGAGCAGGCTGACGGCGCGAAGGCCGGCAGCACGCCCGCCCACACCGTGCAGGTGGTCGCCGCCGGCGCCCTCGTGCTGGCGGCCCCGACCCCTGCGCCGGAGGACGACGACGGGACGGACGGGCTGCTCGTGCTGGCCGTCTCGCCGGACACCGCGGGGCGGCTGGCGGCCGCCGCGGCCTCGGCCACGCTCACCGTTACCCTCGGCGCGCCGTGA
- a CDS encoding FmdB family zinc ribbon protein → MPTYQYVCSNPEGKHEFEVVQSFTDPAVTTCPQDGSPVRKVYGSVGVVFKGSGFYRTDSRKAESASSAPAPAKEAAKPAASTSGSKESSSSSAPAAKPSSSGSSSSS, encoded by the coding sequence GTGCCCACGTACCAGTACGTCTGCTCCAACCCCGAGGGCAAGCACGAGTTCGAGGTCGTGCAGTCGTTCACCGACCCCGCGGTGACCACCTGCCCGCAGGACGGGTCCCCCGTGCGCAAGGTGTACGGCTCGGTCGGCGTCGTGTTCAAGGGCTCGGGCTTCTACCGCACCGACAGCCGCAAGGCCGAGAGCGCCTCCAGCGCACCGGCCCCGGCGAAGGAGGCCGCCAAGCCCGCTGCCTCGACCAGCGGCAGCAAGGAGTCCTCCAGCTCGTCGGCCCCGGCCGCCAAGCCCTCCTCGTCGGGCAGCAGCAGCTCCAGCTGA
- a CDS encoding GAF domain-containing protein: MTLLDDFHAALASASGDLPRPELLAEGLAHACVQVLPVDGAGISLLIAERRMPLGASGPDATEAERLQFTVGEGPCLSAHAEQGPVVADEAAICSRWPGYHDALVARTPIRGVISLPLRDSTRGIGALDLYVAPPRTVRALSLSDALVVSNEVSTCLQIQDQLMRHRDDGPAWQHAPAAGRRSAVWQAVGMVHDALGVGVPESLALLRARAFADDSTVDHLAAQLLAHAVAADELALDPDTTR; the protein is encoded by the coding sequence ATGACGCTCCTCGACGACTTCCACGCCGCCCTGGCCTCGGCGTCGGGTGACCTGCCGCGGCCGGAGCTGCTGGCCGAGGGGCTGGCGCACGCCTGCGTCCAGGTGCTGCCCGTGGACGGCGCCGGCATCAGCCTGCTGATCGCCGAGCGCAGGATGCCCCTGGGCGCCAGCGGCCCCGACGCCACGGAGGCCGAACGGCTGCAGTTCACGGTGGGCGAGGGCCCGTGCCTGAGCGCCCACGCCGAGCAGGGGCCGGTGGTGGCCGACGAGGCGGCCATCTGCTCCCGCTGGCCGGGCTACCACGACGCGCTGGTGGCCCGCACCCCGATCCGGGGGGTCATCTCCCTGCCGCTGCGCGACTCGACGCGGGGCATCGGCGCGCTCGACCTCTACGTCGCCCCGCCACGGACCGTCCGCGCGCTCAGCCTGTCCGACGCCCTGGTCGTCAGCAACGAGGTCTCGACCTGCCTGCAGATCCAGGACCAGCTCATGCGGCACCGGGACGACGGCCCGGCCTGGCAGCACGCTCCGGCAGCCGGACGGCGTTCGGCGGTCTGGCAGGCCGTCGGCATGGTGCACGACGCCCTCGGCGTCGGGGTGCCCGAGTCGCTGGCCCTGCTGCGGGCCCGGGCCTTCGCCGACGACTCGACCGTCGACCACCTCGCCGCCCAGCTCCTGGCCCACGCCGTGGCCGCCGACGAGCTGGCCCTGGACCCCGACACCACCCGCTGA
- a CDS encoding NAD(P)H-binding protein, giving the protein MTGSSGYIGSRLVVQLERAGHQVVATARDVAKLADFDWPDSVTEVPLDVSDADSCRQAFDAAGDVSVAYFLVHSIGEGDFATQDLDSARAFASAARDAGVSRIVYLGGFVPQQEELSAHLESRADVGDALGQAGIELVWLRAAIVLGGGSTSYELVRHIADRVPVVPLPTWMDHPVSPIAVTDVLHYLVAAADRDLLPAGAYDVSNGEHPTYADLIKAYAAEAGLRRLWLPFPPVPPRLVATIASWLTPLPRELTADLVMSLPNSMDSQDDRIRRIVPDPAGGLTSSRDALRRAHEGSRTSGVGSSGDAVHRVRTDPSWSA; this is encoded by the coding sequence GTGACAGGTTCCTCCGGCTACATCGGGTCCCGGCTGGTCGTGCAGCTCGAGCGCGCCGGTCACCAGGTGGTCGCGACCGCGCGCGACGTGGCCAAGCTGGCCGACTTCGACTGGCCCGACTCGGTGACCGAGGTGCCGCTGGACGTCTCCGACGCAGACTCCTGCCGGCAGGCGTTCGACGCGGCCGGTGACGTGTCGGTGGCCTACTTCCTCGTGCACTCCATCGGGGAGGGCGACTTCGCCACCCAGGACCTGGACAGCGCGCGGGCGTTCGCCTCGGCCGCCCGGGACGCCGGGGTGTCCCGGATCGTCTACCTGGGCGGCTTCGTGCCCCAGCAGGAGGAGCTCTCCGCGCACCTGGAGAGCCGTGCCGACGTCGGCGACGCCCTCGGGCAGGCCGGCATCGAGCTGGTGTGGCTGCGTGCGGCGATCGTGCTGGGCGGCGGGTCGACGTCCTACGAGCTGGTGCGCCACATCGCCGACCGGGTGCCGGTGGTCCCGCTGCCCACCTGGATGGACCACCCGGTGTCGCCCATCGCCGTCACCGACGTGCTGCACTACCTGGTCGCCGCCGCCGACCGCGACCTCCTGCCCGCCGGCGCCTACGACGTGTCCAACGGCGAGCACCCCACCTACGCGGACCTGATCAAGGCCTACGCCGCCGAGGCCGGGCTGCGCCGGCTGTGGCTGCCGTTCCCTCCCGTGCCGCCCCGGCTGGTCGCCACGATCGCGTCGTGGCTGACGCCGCTGCCGCGCGAGCTCACCGCCGACCTGGTCATGAGCCTGCCCAACAGCATGGACTCCCAGGACGACCGCATCCGCCGCATCGTGCCCGACCCGGCCGGTGGGCTGACCAGTTCCCGGGACGCGCTGCGCCGGGCGCACGAGGGCAGCCGGACCTCCGGCGTCGGCAGCAGCGGGGACGCCGTGCACCGGGTGCGCACGGACCCCTCCTGGTCGGCCTGA
- a CDS encoding MarR family winged helix-turn-helix transcriptional regulator, which translates to MVPQWLDEQEQRTWRAWLAVTELLPRALDAQLQRDAGLTHAAYVVLAMLSEAPDRSRRMSDLARVANQSQSRLSHTVARLEERGWVRRERATEDRRGNLAVLTDAGAEVVSRVAPGHVAAVKEGLFAALTPEQTQGLEVALTAVLERLDPDATLRVPKAG; encoded by the coding sequence GTGGTCCCGCAGTGGCTCGACGAGCAGGAACAGCGCACCTGGCGGGCCTGGCTCGCCGTCACCGAGCTGCTGCCCCGTGCGCTCGACGCGCAGCTGCAGCGCGACGCCGGCCTCACGCACGCCGCCTACGTGGTGCTGGCGATGCTGTCCGAGGCGCCCGACCGCAGCCGCCGGATGAGCGACCTGGCCCGGGTGGCCAACCAGTCGCAGAGCCGGCTGTCGCACACCGTGGCCCGGCTGGAGGAGCGCGGCTGGGTGCGTCGGGAGCGGGCGACCGAGGACCGGCGCGGCAACCTCGCCGTCCTCACCGACGCCGGTGCCGAGGTCGTGTCCCGGGTGGCGCCCGGGCACGTCGCCGCGGTGAAGGAGGGGCTGTTCGCCGCGCTCACCCCCGAGCAGACGCAGGGGCTGGAGGTCGCGCTCACGGCCGTCCTCGAGCGGCTGGACCCCGACGCGACGCTGCGGGTGCCGAAGGCCGGCTGA
- a CDS encoding LLM class flavin-dependent oxidoreductase, with amino-acid sequence MSETPLPLSVLELATVGTGQTTADALANTVAVAQAADRLGYRRLWVAEHHNMPAVASTNPPVLIAHLAAVTDRIVVGSGGVMLPNHAPLVVAEQFALLEALHPGRIDLGIGRAPGTDQHTALALRRDPKALSAEDFPQNLLDLLGLFGDERVQGGLAERFSATPAAVTAPRVGLLGSSSFSAQLAGQLGLPFTFAHHFGSPHTVAALEVYREEFVPSPQLDRPYAVVTANTLVADSDEEAARLALPGQLMRLSIRTGRLRPVPSLEESAVHPERAAAENMPSNAVIGGPERVVAELRALAAQTGADELMITASTHGVAERVHSLELLAAAWGLSPAQPVAA; translated from the coding sequence ATGTCCGAGACCCCGCTGCCCCTGTCCGTCCTCGAGCTGGCCACGGTCGGCACCGGGCAGACCACCGCCGACGCACTGGCCAACACCGTGGCGGTGGCCCAGGCCGCCGACCGGCTGGGCTACCGCCGGCTGTGGGTCGCCGAGCACCACAACATGCCGGCGGTGGCCAGCACCAACCCGCCGGTGCTCATCGCGCACCTGGCCGCGGTCACCGACCGGATCGTCGTCGGCTCGGGCGGGGTGATGCTGCCCAACCACGCCCCGCTCGTGGTCGCCGAGCAGTTCGCGCTGCTCGAGGCGCTGCACCCGGGCCGGATCGACCTGGGCATCGGCCGCGCCCCGGGCACCGACCAGCACACCGCGCTCGCGCTGCGCCGCGACCCGAAGGCGCTGTCGGCCGAGGACTTCCCGCAGAACCTGCTCGACCTGCTGGGGCTGTTCGGCGACGAGCGGGTGCAGGGCGGCCTCGCCGAGCGGTTCAGCGCCACCCCGGCCGCGGTCACCGCGCCCCGGGTCGGACTGCTGGGCTCCAGCAGCTTCTCCGCGCAGCTGGCCGGTCAGCTCGGGCTGCCCTTCACCTTCGCCCACCACTTCGGCAGCCCGCACACCGTGGCCGCGCTGGAGGTCTACCGCGAGGAGTTCGTGCCCTCGCCGCAGCTGGACCGGCCCTACGCGGTGGTCACCGCGAACACGCTGGTCGCCGACTCCGACGAGGAGGCCGCCCGGCTGGCGCTGCCGGGGCAGCTCATGCGGCTGTCGATCCGCACCGGCCGGCTGCGCCCGGTGCCCAGCCTGGAGGAGTCCGCGGTGCACCCCGAGCGCGCCGCGGCGGAGAACATGCCGAGCAACGCCGTCATCGGCGGGCCGGAGCGGGTCGTGGCGGAGCTGCGGGCGCTCGCTGCCCAGACCGGGGCCGACGAGCTGATGATCACCGCATCCACCCACGGGGTGGCCGAGCGCGTGCACAGCCTGGAGCTGCTGGCAGCCGCCTGGGGTCTCTCGCCCGCCCAGCCGGTCGCTGCCTGA
- a CDS encoding carboxyl transferase domain-containing protein yields MTPARLDARSLRDLVLDPGSWRSWDTPVPPRAVEDAYAAELARAVARTQQDEAIVTGEATLRGRRVAVVAGEFGFLAGSIGTATAERLMDAIERATAEGLPLLAAPVSGGTRMQEGTVAFLQMVGITAAIARHKEAGLPYLVYLRGPTFGGVLASWGSLGHVTIAEPGAAIGFLGPRVYEALYGEPFPENVQTAENLAARGLIDGVVPHAEIADVADRALRVLAARATWHRDATVAPPDPDDGTDADDPEDGRSAWDVVTASRRADRPGVRQLLRTAATDVVALNGTGAGESDPGLLLALARFGGAPCVVLGQDRRGQSPTAPLGPGALREARRGMRLAAELRLPLLTLIDTPGAALSVAAEQGGLAGEIARCLSDLVTLPAPTLAVLLGQGTGGGALALVPADRVLAAANGWLGPLPPEGASAIVHRDVTHAGEMAAAQGIRATDLWRAGIVDRVVPERPDAADEPTEFCRRLGRVLAQELAGLLGRDDVERMRSRTRRWRHLGT; encoded by the coding sequence GTGACCCCGGCGCGGCTGGACGCCCGCTCGCTGCGTGACCTGGTGCTCGACCCGGGCTCGTGGCGGTCGTGGGACACCCCCGTGCCGCCCCGCGCGGTCGAGGACGCCTACGCCGCCGAGCTGGCCCGGGCCGTGGCGAGGACCCAGCAGGACGAGGCGATCGTCACCGGCGAGGCGACGCTGCGCGGCCGCCGGGTCGCGGTGGTGGCCGGTGAGTTCGGCTTCCTGGCCGGCTCGATCGGCACCGCGACCGCCGAGCGGCTGATGGACGCGATCGAGCGGGCCACCGCCGAGGGGCTGCCACTGCTGGCCGCCCCGGTGTCCGGCGGCACCCGCATGCAGGAGGGCACCGTGGCTTTCCTGCAGATGGTCGGCATCACCGCCGCGATCGCCCGGCACAAGGAGGCGGGGCTGCCCTACCTCGTCTACCTGCGCGGCCCGACCTTCGGCGGGGTGCTGGCCTCCTGGGGATCGCTGGGCCACGTCACCATCGCCGAGCCCGGCGCGGCGATCGGCTTCCTGGGCCCGCGGGTCTACGAGGCGCTCTACGGCGAGCCGTTCCCCGAGAACGTGCAGACCGCGGAGAACCTGGCCGCGCGCGGGCTGATCGACGGCGTCGTCCCGCACGCCGAGATCGCCGACGTCGCCGACCGGGCCCTGCGGGTGCTCGCGGCACGGGCGACCTGGCACCGCGACGCCACGGTCGCCCCGCCCGACCCCGACGACGGCACGGACGCCGACGACCCCGAGGACGGCCGCAGCGCCTGGGACGTCGTGACCGCCTCCCGCCGCGCCGACCGCCCCGGCGTGCGGCAGCTGCTGCGCACCGCGGCCACCGACGTCGTCGCGCTCAACGGCACCGGCGCCGGGGAGTCCGACCCCGGGCTGCTGCTGGCGCTGGCCCGCTTCGGCGGCGCCCCGTGCGTGGTGCTCGGTCAGGACCGGCGCGGGCAGTCACCGACCGCGCCGCTGGGCCCCGGTGCCCTCCGGGAGGCCCGGCGCGGCATGCGGCTGGCCGCCGAGCTCCGGCTGCCGCTGCTCACCCTCATCGACACCCCCGGCGCCGCGCTGTCGGTGGCCGCCGAGCAGGGCGGGCTGGCCGGGGAGATCGCCCGCTGCCTGTCCGACCTGGTCACGCTGCCCGCACCCACCCTGGCCGTGCTGCTCGGTCAGGGCACCGGCGGCGGCGCGCTCGCCCTGGTGCCGGCCGACCGGGTGCTGGCCGCGGCCAACGGCTGGCTGGGCCCGCTGCCGCCGGAGGGCGCCTCCGCGATCGTGCACCGCGACGTCACACACGCCGGGGAGATGGCCGCCGCCCAGGGCATCCGGGCGACCGACCTGTGGCGGGCCGGCATCGTCGACCGGGTCGTGCCCGAGCGTCCCGACGCCGCCGACGAGCCGACCGAGTTCTGCCGCCGCCTGGGCCGCGTGCTGGCCCAGGAGCTGGCCGGGCTGCTGGGCCGCGACGACGTCGAGCGGATGCGCAGCCGCACCCGCCGCTGGCGCCACCTCGGCACCTGA
- a CDS encoding CaiB/BaiF CoA-transferase family protein: protein MTGPLDGVLVVDLTRALAGPHAGMMLGDLGARVVKVESPGSGDDSRGWGPPFVDTDSGRESTYFFSANRNKESITLDLKDEADKQVLTELVRRADVLLENFRPGTLARLGFGTDVLAELNPRLVQLSISGFGHDGPEGQRAGYDQIAQGEAGLMSLTGSGPDDPQKVGVPIGDLLAGMYGAYGVLAALLERERTGLGQVVRTSLLAAVVGVHAFQGTAYTVAGQVNRGQGNHHPSIAPYGLFRCAGGSVQLSCGSEGLWKRLCTEFGLDPAAEGFATNGERVGHRAELIELLERTFADIEAPDLLARLDAAGVPAGKVRTLDEVYAWEQTLSQGLAISVDHPTAGPLTLPGPPLRFFAPGPDGEVETTRTEHAPPPVLGADGDALRAWLSRPDGVPQPDGVPQPDGEGADVEDGHAT, encoded by the coding sequence GTGACCGGACCGCTGGACGGCGTGCTCGTCGTCGACCTGACCCGGGCCCTCGCCGGGCCGCACGCCGGGATGATGCTCGGCGACCTGGGAGCCCGGGTGGTCAAGGTGGAGAGCCCCGGCAGCGGCGACGACAGCCGCGGCTGGGGCCCGCCGTTCGTGGACACCGACTCCGGCCGGGAGTCGACGTACTTCTTCTCCGCGAACCGCAACAAGGAGTCGATCACCCTCGACCTCAAGGACGAGGCGGACAAGCAGGTGCTCACCGAGCTGGTGCGCCGCGCGGACGTGCTGCTGGAGAACTTCCGCCCCGGCACGCTGGCCCGCCTCGGCTTCGGCACCGACGTGCTCGCCGAGCTCAACCCGCGACTGGTGCAGCTGTCGATCAGCGGCTTCGGCCACGACGGCCCCGAGGGGCAGCGGGCCGGCTACGACCAGATCGCCCAGGGCGAGGCCGGGCTGATGTCGCTGACCGGCTCGGGCCCCGACGACCCGCAGAAGGTCGGCGTCCCGATCGGTGACCTGCTCGCCGGGATGTACGGCGCCTACGGGGTGCTGGCGGCGCTGCTGGAGCGCGAGCGCACCGGCCTGGGCCAGGTGGTGCGCACCTCGCTGCTGGCCGCCGTCGTCGGTGTGCACGCCTTCCAGGGCACGGCCTACACGGTGGCCGGCCAGGTCAACCGCGGGCAGGGCAACCACCACCCCTCGATCGCCCCCTACGGGCTGTTCCGCTGCGCCGGGGGCAGCGTGCAGCTGTCCTGCGGCAGCGAGGGCCTCTGGAAGCGGCTGTGCACCGAGTTCGGTCTGGACCCCGCGGCCGAGGGGTTCGCCACGAACGGCGAGCGGGTCGGGCACCGCGCCGAGCTGATCGAGCTGCTGGAGCGCACCTTCGCCGACATCGAGGCCCCCGACCTGCTGGCGCGCCTGGACGCCGCCGGGGTGCCGGCCGGCAAGGTGCGCACCCTGGACGAGGTCTATGCCTGGGAGCAGACCCTGTCCCAGGGCCTGGCGATCAGCGTCGACCACCCGACCGCCGGCCCGCTGACCCTGCCCGGCCCGCCGCTGCGGTTCTTCGCACCCGGCCCGGACGGCGAGGTCGAGACCACCCGCACCGAGCACGCTCCCCCGCCGGTGCTCGGCGCCGACGGCGACGCGCTGCGCGCCTGGCTGTCCCGGCCCGACGGCGTCCCCCAGCCCGACGGCGTCCCCCAGCCCGACGGCGAGGGTGCCGACGTCGAGGACGGGCACGCCACGTGA